The genomic stretch GCCTATCAACAGGGGTACAATATAAATCTACACTGGTGGTTGCTCAGGGACTGCCAAAGTTCACTCAATTCAGGGTTAACTGCCCCAAAGCAACACCAGAGTcagtgcaccctcagcagctcccacctgctcctccctgctcagcaCTTCTACCACAAATCACATTCGTAGATTTTAAAAGTTTCCTAAACACTTACGTAACACCACTGTGGGTTTTTCCTTGTGTTTCCTAGGTGTCCCTGAAAGGAGAGCCTGTCCTTGCCACCAGCCTGATACCAGCTCAGCTTCTGTAACAGTATTGACTGCTCAGGACTCACTGAAGggcaaataaatgaaaattttttcTGCCACCCAAATCAGTTGAACTCTCTCTGAATACAATGAATTCCCTGAATACAGGGAATCCATTTCTAAGCAGATCTGCTTTGACACAGTTACTCCAAGAAGAGATACAGTGTAGAACTCCCAACTTTTTGGCAATATTTTCAGTGAATAAGGACTCCCATGTATGGTTTGGTTCtccaagcttttttttttttaacatgaccTCCATATTTAAACTATAATTTTTTTAGATGAGAAATTCtgtattttagtattttttaaacCGTTTCAATGAAATACCATTTCTATTCTGAGATGTAGGCAAGAAAACACAGGGCTCCACAGGAGCTGGAAAGCCTTTTTAAAGGTTGTACAGAATGGCTTTAGATGCCCGTggacaaataatttttttctttccttaggGTTGTCCAGTCAGCAAGGAGAGACCCTGAACATTCATCCCATTAAGGGCATGTAAAATATCACCAAATGAAATACAACATACTCCTAACAAATACTATCAGCTATTACTATCTGGgtattgtaaatattttatctatttttaaacaaCAAAGCCTTAAATAAATGAGATCAAGATCAGGATTTCACTTTGGGATACCTAAAGCACTGACACTAAAATTTGTTAGAATTTAGTATTTTTGAGTGAAATGGCCACAACCTCAAACAAGACAAAAATACAAGTTAATAAAAACACCTTTTCTTGGAGAACGTTTTGTTTATAATGCAGAAACAAGAAATAGTTCACAAAAAAGGCATGAAGGTCTTTTGTAGTGAAAATGATTGACTACAAAACTTAAGACTTCAGTGTTTCACGGAATAATACTTATACCAGCAACATAAGTTTCAATTTCTAGTGTTTCCACAGATGTTTAGGAAAGACCAAAGGTCAGAGAATAGTATTTTGATTCGAAAATTTACAGCTGTACTGCTTGCTTCTCTTTTCAAATTAGATCTTTTCTGCCACAATTGCAGATTTACACCCTTGTAATCCAGGGGactgtttttaattttagtttcaTTATTATGATGTAGCTATAATGGCCATGAGAAAACAATCACAAAAGAAGCTACAGGAACTACAATTAAACCCAAACAAAATTCTAAGTTTGCATGGAAATTAAACAGGCCTAGATCAGAAAATCTCCTGGTTGCCTGTCTCAACTTTGTCATTATTTTGTCTCGTTACAGATCCATGCCATTCTCCTCTGAACCCTGGATGAACTGAACACTCATCACTCTCCCACCACTCCGCTGCCCTTCTGTGCTTTGTGCTGACTCTTAACTCTCCTGGAAACCCTCCGTGCACCTCGAGCATCAGCAGAACGGGGACACGCTTTTCCTGCTCAGTCGTTGTGTGTTTTTGTGTTTAAGACACTTCAAACATGACACGGTGGGTGCAGGTCCAGGGCCTGTCTCCCACCACGGCTCTCCTCCACCATTACCCTAACGCACAGCTCCATGAGTGTTCCACACTGGGAATATTCATGGCTCCGGTGCGACTCTCCCCGGTGCCGGGGGCACCTCAGTGCGGACTGCCCGGTGCTGCggctcccaggggctgcccgCGAGGGCAccgggagctgctgcctccgtTCGCCGGTGCCAGGAACGCCGGGCGGCCCCGCGAGTGCCCCCGCGGCTTCGCCCGGTCCGCAGGCCGCTGTCAGCCGcacccgagcccggccccgctcccgcacCAGGCCCGGCTGCCGCTCCAGGGCCCGGGCCCGGCTCCCGTTCCTGGGCCCGGCTCCAGCTCCTGGGCCCGGGCCCGGCTTCCCGCTCCCGCACccgctgcccagcccagctcccgcCGTCATTTCGGAGCCGCCACCAAATGGCTGCCCGGgtccccgggccggccccgcggcCTGGCGGGGCCCGCCGGGCGCCGACACCTCAGCGGCCCCCGCCGGGCCGCACCGGCCGGGCTCAGCCCGACGCCGCTCCCGCCCGGCTCCCGCAGCGCCgggaggcagaggaagggccgGGGTGGGtgatgggggtggggggggagggggtggggggggagcgggcggggccCCGGCGGGTCAGCGCGTCCCCCGCGGCGGCCGCCCCCGCGCAGCTCGGTCCGACCCGTGCGGTGCGGTCCGTACCTGctgggcgggggcggcggccggAGCGCGGTCGGGCGGTGCCGGCCTCACGCGCCATGGGGCGGGCGCGCGGCCCGGCGGAGGCAGCGGCGGGagccccggcggcgccgcctCATCGCGCTGACAGCGGCACCGCCGCCACGCCCCGCGACGCCGCTCTCGCGAGATCCGCGCGCCGCCCGCCGCACGTGACCGCGCGGAGGGCGGGAGGGAGTTACCATAGAGACGGCCGTGCAGATGCGCCCGCCGCACGGGCCCCGCCGCCGGGGGCAAGCGGGGGTCATAGAGATGGCGTGACAGAGCGGCGGCCGGCGCCGCCAGCGCTCCCTGGTGGCGCACTCCGGGTAGGGCCGCCTCAGCCGTTCCTCGGTGCGCAACGTTCGCCTCTGGCGTCGATAATTTattgtctttttaaaatttaatcgGTAACTTTCGCCGCTAGCGTCGATTATTAATTGTCGTTCTAAATTGCAATTGATGACTTTATTATTGCTGGcgctgaggaggaagaggggatTGGAGGCGCCCTCCGGCCCAGGTCGGTTGTCCCCGAGCCGCCTCAGGCCGGCGGGGCCCGCGGAGCTGTGGGGAGCGCTGgcgctgcagccccagcacggcAGCCCCCGGAGCCACAcccgggagctgcagctgcttctccGGTCACGCAGAGATAACACAGCCTTAGCCAAGGTCACGGCGGTGCAGAGCTGTGACTCCTGAGGGGGAAGAATTCATGGCGCAAGTGGGTCAGACAGACCCCTCTGAAGGACAGAAAAACGCGTTACTAAATGACCGCCACTGGAACACCGTGTTTTGTTTACTACATCTTGTTTACTCAACACAGCAAGCCAAAATACTAACTTAAGGTATGCACAGAATTATTAACTGTGAAAAATCGAGATGTATTTCTGACACAACGCCTTGTTTGCATTTCATTTATTGTGTTATGACAAGACATGGTTACATGTAGGGACAGGGGAGAGGAAACTCCTCTAACGTGAACATGTGCACAAGACCAGGGTTTGTCCACAAAGCTTACTGAGACACTGCAGCCACTGAACAGAACATGCTGGTGGCCTGTCACACAACACAACTCCCTCTCATGTTTACATGCACGACCGAAATAACTCGGAACCTGCTCCCACAGAAGATACACTTCAAAAGATCAGTCTGTTTCCCCTTTGGCACACAGGGAAGTGCTCATGAGGGAAATACCCACGCATATACCTGACCATGCCTGTAACAAGCAGTAACAGGAAAGTGCACGGTAGACATTGTACACACCCAACCCCTCACGTAGCTGAtcaataaaaccccaaacaggCTGGTGcactcacagacacagggaAGGAAAGTGAACTGACATTAAAAACTATTGTCTTAGATTTTAGAGCCAGCCAGATTCTGAAGCATTTGGGCCAGACTTCTGGACTCTGAGCAAGAACTTGGAACAGCACTTCTGAAACTTGAAGGAAAGCATGGTACAGAGAGGAGTAAGAACTACTGCTTTTTGCTAGTTGTAAGTACCATTATCTCATATTAACAACTGAAATAACTCTTTATTTATATTACATTAAGTGGAAGAAACATGTACCAGCCAAAGACACGGACTGCATCACAGGGCGCTCGATGCTCATGATGAAACTAAAATGACCTTTGAGaaagcacaaacacacttcTGCAAACACACATCATTACTGTGTTACTGTGTCACAGTCAGGGTATGAGACCTCTATGGCTAAGCCATTTCTAGTCAGACAAAAATGCCTGTTTTGCAAAATTAGCATTGAAACTATGATTACCCAACAGCACACAGCTGAATTTCACACAGGTGCATATAGCTAAGATCTGTAAAAAAATGAAGGCAGATGTTATGATGCAACAAACAGGACTAAACTTATCAAATACAGGTGCAAAACACTTgtatgacagaaaaaaaacccactattGGAAGAAAGAAGTTTATAAAAATTCAGAACTTGATAAAACTAAAAGCAAGTCCTTTTTATGGGACTGTCCAGTTACAAATAAACTGCAAGGCAAtgctgtttgtttctttctcttttacaaATTCTCTATTTGCAAGAGACAAATTGAAAGGTTCCTTGATTAGTTTTTCTTTGTTGTGTGTCCTTAAACGTCACAGACTTGAGTATGAAAACACACCTTCTTTCTGGAAGATCTACCAAAGTTTGGGCAAGGAAGGAGATGATTTCACCATGAATGATCCAGGAACTGGATGGGAACAACTGACTTTCTGAATAAACACAAACACCCCCTTCCCTCAGCTGTTCTCACCAACACCATGGCTCAGGCTTCAGCTTATTGCAGTATCAGTAATAGTCTGTAAGTcagcagggcctgcccttgAAACAAGGAATATAAAACATCATTGGGGGACCAGGATATGCTCAGTATAATTGAAGAGAAGTAATTTCCCGTATTTTGCAGTTAACTTTCAACTAGGAAACACCTTTTTTCACTGACAGCAATAGCAACCTTAAGGGATCAGGCAGGTTTCCTGCTCCAAGGCCTGTCTTGGATCACCAGCCACCTGTTTGTGCTTCTCTCCTTTAGAAGGGGATCTGGAACTGGAATTGCATCTAGAATTTCACTAGCCAGGAGCTTTTTGTGGAGTCTGACTCCACAATTGCCCAGCTATCAATCATAGTCTATTTTAACTTTTGTAATAGCGTTCAGGTTTGGCTTTTCGCTGCTGCTCCTCCCATGAACAGAAGTCAAATGCTTTTTAAGAGCAGACTTGTGTTTGAAGTCCATGTCGCAGCAGTGGCACTTGTAGGGCCTGTCCCCGCTGTGGATGTTGAGGTGATCCTGCAGCGTGCTCTTGGCCGTGAAGGTCTTCAAGCACACCATGCACTGGAAGGGCCGGATCCCCATGTGCCCCCGGATGTGCCTGTTGAGATTCTTTTTCTGTGTAAAGGTTTTGCCACATTGCAAGCACAGGAAGAGTTTGTGCATTTTCAGATGTCTGAGATAGTTCTCGAGGTGCAGAAAGCCCCTGGGACACTTTGGACACTGGTGCCGCCATGAGCTGCCAGAATCCTCCAGGCTCTGGAACCCATTTGCCCCACTAGAAGTTCCTTCTGGATTGTCACCAACAAAAGCCTGAAAGTGATTTCCTGGCATTTCTGTATTCCTGCTTTCAACTGTAGAGTTTATCAAGGAGTGCTGGGTTTCTGGGAAATATAGATTTGTTTTAGAGGAAGtgcaaggctgagggaaatgaTCATTCTCTACATTTGCCACACCCATGGAATCCATTCTGAAGATACAGATTTCATCATCCTTATAGCCGATTTCCACTGTTGATATTTCTGGGGATTTCGTGTCCTTCCTTTCCGACACCAAGCTCTGCGCCGCAGGGTGTGggccatccccattcccatccccatccccatctccatcctccTGTTTCACGGGGTATTCTTCGTTCTCTGGGCTGTCTTCAGAGATCTCGATTATTTCACAATCTTTATCTAAAACCTCATCCCCGCTCCTTAGTTCAGCATCCGAGGAGTGGCACCCCTCAGCAGCCTGGGTACCGCTCTCCATGGAAGCGTCGATCTCCAAGTACTTGGACAAAGCCTCGGTGCACTTCTCCACAATATGAACCATCTGCAGGTAACTCGCGGCCGTCAGGTacttcagcagctccttcctcttGACTTCCAGCGCGCCCGTGtagcaggacagcagcagcttcctgcccACCTCGGCGCTCTGCAGGATGGTGATCCGCACCTGCCTGGACTGGTTGAGCAGGAACTGATCCCGCATGAAGGTGGAGCAGGCGGCGAAGATCACCTTGTGTCCCTGGAACTCGGTGTCGTTGATGTAGATGGACACGTCGCAGAAGAGGTTCTGCTGCCGCAGGAGGTTCATCTTTTGCAGCACGGCATCGCCCTGCTGCTCGAACTGGAAGTGCAGCACCTCCGAGTCCGCCGCCATGGCGGGACCCGCGGGCACCGCCGGAGCGCCTGGCCGGGCTCAGCCACCCCCGCCTCGGGCAGGACCCGCTGTCCCGGGGCTCCCgggccgcccgccgccggccgcgATCCCGCTCCGCCCGCTCCCGGCCGCTCGCCGCTGCCGCTCCGCCGCCGGTGCCGCAGCGCCCCGGAACAGCTTCCCCGCCCGCCCCTtccgcccgcccgcccccggTGCGCCGTGACCGCGGTGGAAATGAGAGGCGGCGGCAGACAGAGTTAGCAGCACGTTTATTAGAAGACTTGGCACTGCTACAGCGGCTGCCGCTGGGGGAAACCGCACCGGCACCGGGGCGCGCCTCGCCCACCGTTCGGTAGAGGTAGCGACGTGTCCGCCCCCGTAAGGCATCCCGGGGAGCGGCTGCCGGGGCTCCTCCTCGCCATCAGCCGGGACGCGCCCGGGGAACGCCGCCGGGACGAGCTGCTGGCTTCTTCACGGCCCCGGGACATCGCCCGGCAGCCGCCGACCCGCCTGCTTTGGTTATCAAACGTAGTGTAAGACTTTTGCCCAGTCAGTGAAGAGGTAGCTAATGCTCAGTCCATCGATTATACAATCTCAAAGGAAAGGCGTCCGTCCTGCCTTCTCACCCCTTACCAAGTCGGGAGGCACCACTATGTCCCCCTCTTTGTTtataaaaattaacatttaacGTGACTTTAGAGTTCTCTCAACAGTTTCAGTTTGTATCACATTTTGATTCCCCCTCCTCACTTTTATTCTTCCCAGTGACTCCAAAACCATAATCAGCCCCACACAATTAATTTCTACGTTATTTCAACAAAAGTTCAGCGGCAGCTAAGTTTTGCCAAAAAAACTAGGGGAGAGAAA from Agelaius phoeniceus isolate bAgePho1 chromosome 21, bAgePho1.hap1, whole genome shotgun sequence encodes the following:
- the ZBTB6 gene encoding zinc finger and BTB domain-containing protein 6, with the protein product MAADSEVLHFQFEQQGDAVLQKMNLLRQQNLFCDVSIYINDTEFQGHKVIFAACSTFMRDQFLLNQSRQVRITILQSAEVGRKLLLSCYTGALEVKRKELLKYLTAASYLQMVHIVEKCTEALSKYLEIDASMESGTQAAEGCHSSDAELRSGDEVLDKDCEIIEISEDSPENEEYPVKQEDGDGDGDGNGDGPHPAAQSLVSERKDTKSPEISTVEIGYKDDEICIFRMDSMGVANVENDHFPQPCTSSKTNLYFPETQHSLINSTVESRNTEMPGNHFQAFVGDNPEGTSSGANGFQSLEDSGSSWRHQCPKCPRGFLHLENYLRHLKMHKLFLCLQCGKTFTQKKNLNRHIRGHMGIRPFQCMVCLKTFTAKSTLQDHLNIHSGDRPYKCHCCDMDFKHKSALKKHLTSVHGRSSSEKPNLNAITKVKIDYD